CCGTCGGCTACGCCCTGGCCGCCACGCTCGCCGAGGCGGGGGTGCGGCCGGTGGCCGTGCTGGGGCACGGCATGGGGGAGTTCGCGGCGGCCGCGGTCGCCGGGGCGATCAGCCCGCGGGACGCGGCCCAACTCGTCGCGCTGCGCGGCGCCTTCATGCAGTACCTGCCGCGTGGCGGCGGCATGCTGGCCACCTGCCTGTCGCCGCACGAGAGCGCCGAGGCCGCCGCGGGTGAGCCCGGTGTGGTGGTCGCGGCGATCAACGCCACCCGGGCCACGGTGCTCTCCGGGGAGGCGGCGGCGCTGCAGCGGGTCGCGGAGCGGCTCGCCGCGCGCGGGGTGCGCACCCGGACGCTCCCGGTCGAGCACGCCTACCACTCGCCGCTGATGAGCCCGGTGCGGAGCAAGTTCGAGGCGGCGGCCCGGCGGGTGAGCGGCGGGATGCCGGGGGTGCCGTACTACTCGACGGTGCACGGGCGCAGCACCAGCGAGCCGCTCTACGCCTCGTACTGGTCGGAGCAGACCACGGCGCCGATCCGGTTCGCGGAGGCGATCCGCAATCTGCTGGACCAGCAGACCCCCACGCATGTGGTGGAGATCGGGCCCAAGGCGGTGCTCACGCCGTACGTGCGGCGGGCGCAGGGGCGCTGCCGGCCCGTCTGCCTGCCGATGTGCCGCGGTCCGGAGACCAACGCGGTCGACCTGGCCGGGACGTTCTCGGCGCTCGGCGCGGGCCCGCTCACCACGGCGCTGGCGGAGGCCTGAGGCGATGGCCGTCATGGACGTGCCCCTGCGGGTGGTGCCACCGCCGCAGGACTGGGCACGGGGAGTACGGGAGCAGCTCTCCGCCACCGGGACGGTCCTGGTGTACGGGGCGACCGAGGACTGGCTGCCGGACGAGCACGAGGAGGACGAGGAGCGGCTGCGGCCCCTGCTGGGCCGCGACTGGCACCGCTACCGGGCCCTGGCGGACCAGCCGAAGACCCGGCGGCGCTTCGCGACCTCCCGGCTGCTGCTGCGGCAGGTCGCCGCGGCGGCCCTGGAGACCCGCGCGGAACTGGTGGACCTCGCCTACCAGCCGGGCGGGCGCCCCTACGTCCGCGGCTGCGACCAGATCGATGTGAGCCTCAGCCACACCGAGGAGATCATCGTGGTGGGCATCACCCGGCGCGGTCGTATCGGTGTGGACGTGGAGCTGGCCGACCGCCGGATGGCGGGCACCGCCTCCGAGAAGCAGTCCTGTACGCCCTACGAGCGGGCGCGGCTGGCGGCCGTCGGCCCCTTCCTGGAGCGCAACGCGCGGCTGGTACGGCTGTGGACGCTCAAGGAGGCGTACAGCAAGGCCCTCGGCCAGGGACTGCGGCTGCGCTTCACCCAGTTCGGCTTCGCCCTGCCGGAGGACGGCGCCGGTCCTTCGCTGGTCCGGCCGGACGGTACCCGGTGCAGCGCGCCGGGCTGGGAGTTCCGCGTCTTCGACGTCGCGGGCCGCTATGTGATCAGCGCGGCGGTGTGCGACGCCGGCTTCGGCGAGTCCGCCGACCTGGCGGTGCACACGATGATCGACGAGGGCCTGCTCGCCGCGCTGCTCGACTCCGGCCCGGAACTCGGTTAGGGGATCCAGCCGGCCTCCTCGGCGATACGGATGGCGTCGATCCGGTTGCGTGCGTTGAGCTTGGACACGATCGCCGTGAGGTAGTTGCGCACCGTGCCCTGGGAGAGGAAGAGGCACGCGGCGATCTCCGCCGCGTCCGCGCCCTGTGCGGCCAGCCGCAGCACTTCCAGCTCGCGCGGCGAGAGCGGGTTGGGCGGGCAGTCCCAGGCCGAGAGGGCCAGCTCCGGATCGACGACCCGCTGGCCCGCCGCCACCTTCCGTACCGCGCGGGCCAGTTGGTCCGGCGGCGAGTCCTTCAGCAGAAAGCCGCCGACCTGCGCGGACATGGCCCGCCGCAGCGTGCCGGGGCGGCCCAGGCTGGTCAGGATGAGGGTGCGGCAGCTGGGCAGCTGCCGATGGAGTTCGGCCGCGGCCGTCAGCCCGTCCGTCCCGGGCAGGTCGATGTCGATCACGGCCACGTCGGGCCTTGACTTGAGCGCCTCCGGCACGATGATGTCGCCGCGGTCGACCGCCGACACCACCTTCAGATCGGGCTCCAGTTCCAGCAGCGCGATCAACGCGCCCCGTATCATCCGCACATCTTCGGCGAGCAGAATATTTACCGGTCGCACTCCCCGGTCCTTCCCCCCGTCAGGTCCCGGCGGCGCCGGAACCTGTTTCTCAGGCAGCCACGCTGCGCGCGGGCTGTCTCTCGGCGTCCGCCACCGCGATCGGGCGAACGGGCGCCTGGGCCGTCAGCCGGAAGCGGCCGTCCGGTCCCACGGCGGCGTCGAGGCGGCCACCGACCTGCTCCACACGGTGCCGCAGATTGCCGATCCCGCTGCCGCTCATGTCCTTCGAGCGTACTGCGGGCTGCTCCGGCACCCCGTCGTTGTCGAGGGTCAGGCGCACGGTGTCGCCTTCCCGCACGGCGGTGATGCTGCAGTGCTGCGCCTTGCTGTGCCGCAGGACGTTGGTCACGCCCTCCCGCAGCACCGTGGCCAGCACGGTGTCGATCACCGGGTGCAGGCCCGCGCAGTCCACCCCCACCTGCGCGCGGATGTCCGCGGCGCGCAGGATCTCGGCCGCGGAGGCCGCCTCGGCGGCCAGCGACATGTCCCGGTAGCCGCGGGCCACCAGACGCACATCGGCCAGTGCCTGCCGCGCGATCTGCAGCACCGAGGCCGTCTCGGCGCGGGCCTGCTCCGGACGGCTCGGAATCAGCCGGTAGATCAGCTCGGTCTGCAGCGTGATCGCGGAGAGGCTGTACCCCAGCAGGTCGTGCAGGTCGCGAGCGAAGCGCAGCCGCTCCTGGGCCACCGCCATCCGGGCCAGCTCGGCGCGCGAGCGGTGCACCTCCGTGATCAGGTCGGTGAGCCGGGTCATGCCGTAGAGGATGACGCCCGCGATCATCGTGGAGGCGGTCAGATAGGCCGTCATCACCGCGTTCTGGTGGGCGAGTTGTGCGATCAGCACCTCGCCGGCCCCGATCGCGGCGTAGAGCAGCCACGGCAGCCACCCGCTCAGCAGCAGCAGACACGATCCGGCCAGCGGCCCGGACATGCTTCCCCAGTCCAGTCCGAAGAACAGGAACGGCACATACGTCATCACCGCCTGCGTGGCCAGCGCCGTCCACCGCCGCCGGGCCGGCCACCGCCGCGCACCGGACGAGGTCAGCAGCGCCTGCACGGCGAACAGCACGGTCACACAGCCGATGCTGATCCATAACCTGGACGCCGACGCATGGCTCCACAGCACGTTGAGCGCCACCACCACGCCGTACCAGAGCACCACCACCAGGGTGATCGTCCTGGCCAGAAGAGGAGGCGGGACGGGTGGGTGGGGCTCCGTCACCGCCGAGGCGGCAGACGCGTCGACGAATGCGTCGGTCACGTG
Above is a genomic segment from Streptomyces fodineus containing:
- a CDS encoding response regulator transcription factor; its protein translation is MRPVNILLAEDVRMIRGALIALLELEPDLKVVSAVDRGDIIVPEALKSRPDVAVIDIDLPGTDGLTAAAELHRQLPSCRTLILTSLGRPGTLRRAMSAQVGGFLLKDSPPDQLARAVRKVAAGQRVVDPELALSAWDCPPNPLSPRELEVLRLAAQGADAAEIAACLFLSQGTVRNYLTAIVSKLNARNRIDAIRIAEEAGWIP
- a CDS encoding acyltransferase domain-containing protein encodes the protein MSGSTSDQPYLDWLGERVAHYLGGPVDPDAPLAEYGLDSAAALSLYGDIEERLGPVIEPADIWDFPTVRSLAGFLAVREELAERDGGVRAAFVFTGQGSQHPGMTAGLYTQSTVYRRHLDEISEVLLPWTGLSVVELIMDGDPRIHRAAFAQPAVFAVGYALAATLAEAGVRPVAVLGHGMGEFAAAAVAGAISPRDAAQLVALRGAFMQYLPRGGGMLATCLSPHESAEAAAGEPGVVVAAINATRATVLSGEAAALQRVAERLAARGVRTRTLPVEHAYHSPLMSPVRSKFEAAARRVSGGMPGVPYYSTVHGRSTSEPLYASYWSEQTTAPIRFAEAIRNLLDQQTPTHVVEIGPKAVLTPYVRRAQGRCRPVCLPMCRGPETNAVDLAGTFSALGAGPLTTALAEA
- a CDS encoding sensor histidine kinase; translation: MTDAFVDASAASAVTEPHPPVPPPLLARTITLVVVLWYGVVVALNVLWSHASASRLWISIGCVTVLFAVQALLTSSGARRWPARRRWTALATQAVMTYVPFLFFGLDWGSMSGPLAGSCLLLLSGWLPWLLYAAIGAGEVLIAQLAHQNAVMTAYLTASTMIAGVILYGMTRLTDLITEVHRSRAELARMAVAQERLRFARDLHDLLGYSLSAITLQTELIYRLIPSRPEQARAETASVLQIARQALADVRLVARGYRDMSLAAEAASAAEILRAADIRAQVGVDCAGLHPVIDTVLATVLREGVTNVLRHSKAQHCSITAVREGDTVRLTLDNDGVPEQPAVRSKDMSGSGIGNLRHRVEQVGGRLDAAVGPDGRFRLTAQAPVRPIAVADAERQPARSVAA
- a CDS encoding 4'-phosphopantetheinyl transferase family protein produces the protein MAVMDVPLRVVPPPQDWARGVREQLSATGTVLVYGATEDWLPDEHEEDEERLRPLLGRDWHRYRALADQPKTRRRFATSRLLLRQVAAAALETRAELVDLAYQPGGRPYVRGCDQIDVSLSHTEEIIVVGITRRGRIGVDVELADRRMAGTASEKQSCTPYERARLAAVGPFLERNARLVRLWTLKEAYSKALGQGLRLRFTQFGFALPEDGAGPSLVRPDGTRCSAPGWEFRVFDVAGRYVISAAVCDAGFGESADLAVHTMIDEGLLAALLDSGPELG